ACTCGGCGTTCTACGCCGCGAGCCGCCAGGCGGACGCGCGCGTGGAGTACCAGGCAGTGGAGGGGCGCTACCGCCACGTGGGCGAGGAGGCGCTGAGCCCGGAGCGGATCGCGCTCCGGCATCGAAACCAGGTGAAGGGATTCTTCCCCGAGAACGCGGAGAACGCGAAGTGAGCGTGGTGAACGTGGATCAGAGGCTCGAGCAGTTTCGCAGGAATGTGCGGCTGGTGCGCGAAGAAGTCGGCCGCGTCATCGTCGGCAACGACGACGTGATCGATGGCGTGATGACCTGCCTGCTGGCGCGCGGGCACGTGCTGCTGGAGGGCATTCCCGGCGTGGGCAAGACCAAGCTGGTGCAGACGCTGGCCGATGCGCTGCATCTCAAGTTCTCGCGCATCCAGTTCACGCCCGATCTCATGCCCGGCGACATCGTGGGCACCTCGATCGTGCGCGAGGACGACGCGGGGCGGAAGTACTTCGAGTTCCAGCCCGGCCCGATCTTCGCGAACCTCGTGCTGGCCGACGAGGTGAACCGTGCCACGCCCAAGACCCAGTCGGCGCTGCTGGAGGCGATGCAGGACAACAGCGTCTCCGCGGGCAATGCGACGCGGCCGCTGGAGCAGCCGTTCTTCGTGCTCGCCACCATGAACCCGCTGGAGATGGAAGGCACCTATCCGCTGCCCGAAGCGCAACTCGACCGTTTCCTGTTCAAGCTGCGCATGGGTTTCCCCGGCGTGGAGGAACTGCACGCGGTGCTGGACCGCACGACGCACGGTCACGATCCCGCCGTGGAACGGACCCTGGCCCAGGGCGAGATCCTGGAGATGCGCGAGACGGCACGGGAAGTGCCCATCGCGCGGCCGGTGCAGGACTACGCGATCAGGATCACGCTCGCGACGCATCCGGAGTCGGATCTGGCCCACGAGATGGCGAAGAAATACGTGCGCTTCGGCGCCAGCCCGCGCGGCACCCAGGCGCTGATCCTCGGGGCGAAAGTGCATGCGCTCATCCACGATCGCGTGCACGTGGCCGGCGAGGACATCCGGGCAGTCGTGCTGCCGGCGTTGCGGCACCGGCTGCTGCTCAACTTCGAAGCCGAAGCCGACCGGGTCGACACCGACGCGATCCTGCAGCGGATCCTGGCCGACGTGCCCGGACCCCGCTGAAGAACCCGCAGCCGCGCATGCCTGGGAGAGCACACGCCCGCTGATCCGATGGGAAACCGCCGGGCGCCAGTCCGCGTCCGGCGGGGCCGCCCGGCCGTTGCGCCGTCCGGCCACCGACATTCCGCGAGCCGTTCCGATCCGCACCGAGTTCCCCTCACGTTCCGATGCCCACCCGACACACTCTGTTCACCGAAGATTTCCTGCGCCGCCTGGAACATCTGAACGTCGTGACGCGCAAGCCTGCCGCGGGACACCTGCGCGGCTCCCACCGGTCGCGCCGGACCGGCACGGGCATGGTCTTCGCCGACTACCGCCAGTATTCGAGCGGCGACGACACCCGCAATCTGGACTGGGGCATCTACATGCGGCTCGACCGGCTCATCCTCCGGCTGTTCGAGGAGGAGGCCGACCTGCCGGTGTACGTGTTCATCGACTCCAGCGCCTCCATGGCGCACGGCACTCCGCGCAAGTTCGACTTCGCGCGGCAGATCGGCGCGGCGCTCGCGTACCTGGCCCTGCTCAACTACGACCGCGTGAGCGTCGTCGCGTGGGCCGACGGCATCGCAGCGGAGCTTCCGGCCCGCCGCGGCAAGACCCAGGTATGGCCCATGTTCCGCTTCCTCGAAGGCATCGAACCTTCGTCCGGCACGGACCTCAACAGCGCGGCCCGCGCGTACTTCGGCGCACGGCGCACCCGCGGGCTCGTGATCCCGATCAGCGATTTCCTGGAAGAAAGGCGGTCCTCGTTCGCGCCTTGCGTCCAGTGGCTGCGGCAGTTCCGGCACGAAGTCGTGGCGTTCCAGGTGCTGCCGCCCGAGGAGATGAATCCGGAACTGCCGGAGAACATCGTGCTGGTGGATGATGAGACCGGCGACAGCCTGCCGCTGGAGGTCACGCCCGAACTGATGCGGGACTATCGCGCGGCCCTGCACGCGCATTGCCAATCGATCGAGACGGAGTGCCGGCGCCAGGGCTGGTCGTACCTGCTGGCGCGCACCGATGCGCCGTTCGAGGATCTGATGCTCACGGCGCTGAGAAGAGAAGGCGTGCTGCGATGAGCTTTGCCGGTCTGGCGCCCGCCGTCGCGTGGGTCCTGGCCGCGATGGCGGCCGCTGCGGTGGTCGGGCTGTACCTCTTGCGTCCCCCTCCGCAGCGCGTCGCCGTGCCGTCCCTCGTGCTGTGGCAACGCATCGCCGGCGTGCGCCGCCGCCTCGCGCAGCGCTGGCGGTGGTGGCTGTCGCTGCTGCTCGCGCTGGTCATCGCGACCCTGCTCGCACTGGCGGCGATGCGTCCCGAAGCGGCAGGCAGCAGCACGGGCGCCCGCGATCTGGTCGTCGTGGTGGACAACTCGATCACCATGAACGCCATGCGGTCCGA
This region of Betaproteobacteria bacterium genomic DNA includes:
- a CDS encoding DUF58 domain-containing protein, yielding MPTRHTLFTEDFLRRLEHLNVVTRKPAAGHLRGSHRSRRTGTGMVFADYRQYSSGDDTRNLDWGIYMRLDRLILRLFEEEADLPVYVFIDSSASMAHGTPRKFDFARQIGAALAYLALLNYDRVSVVAWADGIAAELPARRGKTQVWPMFRFLEGIEPSSGTDLNSAARAYFGARRTRGLVIPISDFLEERRSSFAPCVQWLRQFRHEVVAFQVLPPEEMNPELPENIVLVDDETGDSLPLEVTPELMRDYRAALHAHCQSIETECRRQGWSYLLARTDAPFEDLMLTALRREGVLR
- a CDS encoding MoxR family ATPase translates to MESLSRNDGSQAETEGRLSKAVQNLEEISRRLDAAAALNRAARKLAAVSTALEARDDPARGAFRTPAGARQSQRVGRDRRCRNEGRIHVPPRRPGPGEAQGARPGVEPLGRGLGSRAGRSRGGRRGHPHPGEIQARDGEGAGGRRQRRHRLGVLRREPPGGRARGVPGSGGALPPRGRGGAEPGADRAPASKPGEGILPRERGEREVSVVNVDQRLEQFRRNVRLVREEVGRVIVGNDDVIDGVMTCLLARGHVLLEGIPGVGKTKLVQTLADALHLKFSRIQFTPDLMPGDIVGTSIVREDDAGRKYFEFQPGPIFANLVLADEVNRATPKTQSALLEAMQDNSVSAGNATRPLEQPFFVLATMNPLEMEGTYPLPEAQLDRFLFKLRMGFPGVEELHAVLDRTTHGHDPAVERTLAQGEILEMRETAREVPIARPVQDYAIRITLATHPESDLAHEMAKKYVRFGASPRGTQALILGAKVHALIHDRVHVAGEDIRAVVLPALRHRLLLNFEAEADRVDTDAILQRILADVPGPR